The Candidatus Zixiibacteriota bacterium genome contains the following window.
GCGCCCCAGGATCGACAGCCCTGCGATCGTGTCCATCACGTCGATTTCGTTGATCCCCGGAATAAACAACACCGGCCGCCCCATCTCGGTGGCGCGCCCGACCGCCTCTTCCACCGCGTCCAGCCCCGCCATTTTGCGGATGAACAACTTCTCCCCCCGCTTGGCCCGCTGCGTGTAATACATGATCGCCGCCGAAAACAGCACCATCAACACGATGGCATTGATGCGATCGGCGCGAAACCACCCGCCGCTCTCCGCGGCCGGCGCCGCCTGCGCGCAGGCAATTGAGGCTGTTATGAGGACGATTAGGAATGTGAAGAGCGCCACTCGGGCCTGTTTCACTTCATTTTCTCCAGCGCCGTTTTCAGCTTGTTGATAACATGTACGGGCGAAGGATCGGTTTTGTTTACCAGCGCCAGATAGTAGCTCATCAGGTCGCCGAATTGTACCAGCGAGAAGATTTCCGCCAGCCGGTTCGGCCCTTTGGCCTTTAATGTCATCGTCGCGATGCGTTTGCCCTTGAGAATCTTGTCCACCACCTTGACCCGGTTGGTGACGCCCTTCGAATCCGCCGGCCCCGTAAGCCAGATCACGTGCAGTTTCCGCACCAGCGCCTTCGGATAGTCGAATCCCACCAGCTCATTGTGATTGAATTCGGGCGCAATATTGGCATACGCCAGATGCTTGCCGTTCTCGCAAATCTGCCCCTTGAACCGCACCGCCGCCACGTCGTAGTAGTCCGCGCCCGCGTAGACGATCCCGATCTTGTCTTTCAGCTTCTGCGCCAGTCTCTTGGCTTCGTTGCGGGACGTCGGCACATTCATCGCCAGTTTCTTGCCGCTCGCCGTCAATGCCGCCACCGTGTCGGCGACAATCTGCTCCTGGCTCCCGACAAATCCGATTACCTGCATCAACTTGAGGATCGGTCCGAACGAATACCCCAGCGCCGCCCGCGGCTCAAATCCGCCCGGGAGCACGAGGTACGGGCAGTTGTTGGCCTGCGCCATCGTCAGCAACTTGCCGCCCGTCGTCGCCACCACGATCTTGCAGCCGCGGCTCATCGCTTCCTCGAACGCCGCCAGCGATTCCTCCGTGTTGCCCGAATACGATGACGCGATCACCAGCGAATCGGCGCCGACAAATCGCGGCAACCCGTAATTGCGGTTGATGAACATCGGAATCGTCAATTCGTTCGCCAGATACGAGCGCGCGAAATCGCCGCCGATCGCCGATCCGCCCATCCCGGCCACGATAATGTTGCGAAACTGCCCCGGATTGAATCCGGACAAATCACCATTCACCGGCAAATTGAAACCGGCCTGCAATTGCTGCGGGAATTCATATACCCGCTGATACATATTGGTCGGGTCCAGCTTGGCCACGACCTTGGGCGTCCAGTCCATTTATTCCTCCAGATTTTCCTTGCCGACGTGCTCTTCGAACCAATTGCGCAGCACGGCTTCGACCTTCTCCGTCGTGGGCAACTTCAACACCCGCTCGGCCAAGTGTGCGCACTCGCTGTACTCCAACATCGCCACGATCTTCTTCACCTTGGCGATCCGCGGCGGGACGACCGAGAAGCAGGGAAGTCCGATGCCGACCAGCAGCGGAATCGCGATCGACCGCGCCGCCAATTCACCGCAGAGCGTCACCGGGATGTTATGCCGCTGGCCCGCATCAACCGTCATCTTGATCAGCCGCAGCACCGCCGGATGCAACTCGCGGTACAACGCCGCCACCTTCTTGTTCGTGCGGTCTGCCGCCAGCGTGTATTGCGTCAAATCGTTCGTCCCGATCGAGAAGAAGCAGACGTGCCGCGCCAGCTCGTCCGCCATCAGCGCCGCTGACGGTACCTCGATCATGATGCCCAGATCGATATTCTCGTCGTAGGCGAGCCCTTCCGCCTTCAACTCCTTCATCGCCGCGTGCAACACCCGCCGCGCCTTGACAATCTCCATCGTCGCAGCCACCATCGGTAGCATGATCTTGATATTCTTAAGCGTCGATGCCCGCAGCATCGCGCGCAACTGCGTCTTGAAAATCTCGGGTAAATCCAGATCGAGCCGGATCCCTCGCCAACCCAGCGCCGGATTCGCCTCGTCCGGCTCGAGATAATCCCCCACCACTTTGTCCGAGCCGAGGTCATAGACCCGCAGCGTTACCTGGTTGGGGAAAAACGTCCGCGCAATATCGCTGTAGATCTTGGTTTGCTCCTCTTCGGTTGGGAAGCGCATCCGCGTCAGGTAGAAAAACTCCGTACGATACAGCCCGACCCCGACCTTGTTGGAGGCCAGCACTTCGTCGGTCTCGGTCGGAATCTCCAAATTCGCCTGCACCTCGACGGCGTGACCGTCCCTGGTCGCTCCGGCGATCTTGCCGATCCCGCGCAGCTCGCGTGCCAGCACTGTCTTGCGCTTCTTCTGCTCGCCGCGATATTCCTCCAGCGTCGCCTTCTCCGGATTGACGATCACCTGACCCGCCTCACCGTCGATAATCACCAGCGACTGATCCGGCACGCGCTCCATCAACTTGCTGATTCCGACCACCGCCGGAATCGACAGCGACTTGGCGATCAGCGCCATGTGCGAAGTCGCCCCGCCCAGCGAGGTCGCAAATCCCGGAATCTCGTACTTGCCCATCAATACCACTTCGCCCGGCGAAAAATCTTCCGCCAGCGCGATCTTCCCCTTGTTGTTGACCAGCTTGTTGACGTGATGCCCGATCAGGTAGCCGAACACCTTCGCCGCGGTGGCGTTGATGTCGTTGGCCATCTCCTTCAAATAACTGTCATGCGATTTGCGCAGGGAAGCGAGCGTCTTCTGCAGATGCTTATTGTAGACCCACTCGGCGTTCAACTTCAACTTGGCGATATCATCGCAGACCGTCTGGAAAAACGCGGCGTCCTCCAGGATCAGCAACTGCGCTTCGAAAATCTTGGCCAGCTGCTCGCCGACGGCACTGCCCGCCTCGGCGTGAATCTGTTCGATCTCAAGCCGGGCAGCCGCCAGCGCGTTGTTCAGCCGCGAAATCTCCGCGTCAACTTGATCCTCCGCGATGGCCCGCTTGGCGATCGTGTGTGGCCCGTTGACATGCTTGAAGCACTTGGCGATCGCTATCCCTGGGGACGCAACCAGCCCGCGCAATCGCAACTCTCTCACGGCTCCGGAATCTGTATGCTTGGTTCTTTTCGGCATTCGCAACTGCTGGCGCTGCCGGATCGGCAGGGAATCCGAGATTGAAGGTTAGTCGAATTTCGAAGCGAGCACCTCACTGAGCGCTCGCACCGCGTCTTCTGCATCCTCGCCCTGGGCCGTGACTGTTACGTCGGATCCCATCTCCGCCGCCAACATCATCACACCCATGATCGACTTCCCGTTGACCTCCAACCCCTCCTTCTCCAACGTGATTTCTGACTTGAACTTAGTCGCGGTCTGGACCACCTTGGCGGAAGGTCGCGCGTGAAGTCCGAGCTTGTTCGTAATCTTAACCGTTTTCCTGACCAAGTTCAAATCCTTTTACACCGCACGTAAAAAAAGTTTGCCGGGAAGTTGCCGCACCAGACCCGCCATCTCCAAACTCAACAGCAGCGACAATACCTCCTGCACCGGCCGCTGCAAATCCTGCGACAAACTGTCGACTAACTGCGGCTGGTCGGAAAGCTGATTGTACACCGCCTGCTCCCGCTCCGCCAACTTCACCGTCGGCCGCGCAACCGCCGCCCGCTTCTGCAACGGGTGCAACCCTAACGCCAGCAGTACATCCGCCGCTTGCGTTACCGGTGCCGCACCCTGCTTCAAGAGCTCATTCGTCCCGTGCGACGTTGCCGAGGTGATGTTTCCCGGCACCGCAAAAACTTCGCGATTTTGCTCCACCGCGTGCCGCGCCGTCAGAAGCGCCCCCGAGCCGCGCCGGGCCTCCACCACAATTACCCCCCGCGCCAGTCCGGAAATGATCCGGTTTCGGCTCGGGAAATTATACTTGTCTGGCCGCAGGCCGAACTCAAATTCCGTCACAATTGCCCCGTGTGCCGCCACCTCATCATACAATCCCTTGTTCTCCGGTGGGTAAATGACATCCAGTCCGCACCCCAACACCGCCACCGTTCGCCCGCCCGAGGCTATCGCAGCCTGGTGCGCCACCGAGTCAATCCCCCGCGCCAACCCTGACACAATGCTCAACCCCGCCTTGCTCAACTCCGTGGCCAGCATTTCCGTCACCTGCCGACCGTAAGTCGAGCAAATCCGGCTGCCGACAATTCCGACCGCCTGTGCATCATCCTTCCGCAGTTCGCCCCGAACAAACAGGAAAGGTGGGGGATCATAAATCCTCTTCAGCGGCTCCGGATAGTCGGCTTCCAGAATCGTGAGCATCTTCGCCCCCGATTTCTCCAACTTCTCCAACTGTATCTCGGCGCGCTGAAAGTCCACCTGATGGCGGATCGCCTCGATCACCTTCTCGCCGACATCCTCTACCCGCGCCAGCTGCGCATCCGGGGCCTCCAACACCGCCTGCGCCGATCCGAACTTCCGCACCAGCGCCACCAGGCGCACCGCGCCGATCAACGGCACCGTGTTCAGCGCCAGCCACCAATACCGCGCATCATCGTGTGCCGGCACGGTTCGCCTCCTTAACCTCTGCCAGCTTCTCCCACAGCCGCTTGACTGCCCGGTCGATATTCGTCTTCTCTTTGGCCGAAATCAGGAACATGTCCTCATTGCTGTGCTTCTCCAGCTTCTTCAGCGCCTTTGCATCCAGGGCATCGGCCTTGTTCAACAGCACGATCTCGGCGCGATTCAGAAGCGTCGGATCGTACGCCCCCAGCTCCCCCTTCAGCGCCGTAAACTGCTCTTCATGTTCCGGGTCGCTGGCATCCAGAATGAAGCATAACACCCGCACCCGCTGAATGTGCCGCAGAAACTGATATCCCAACCCCTTGCCTATGCTCGCTCCCTCGATAATGCCGGGAATGTCCGCTACCGTGAAGGTCTTGTAATCGGGAAGTTGCACCACCCCTAAA
Protein-coding sequences here:
- the ptsP gene encoding phosphoenolpyruvate--protein phosphotransferase; protein product: MPKRTKHTDSGAVRELRLRGLVASPGIAIAKCFKHVNGPHTIAKRAIAEDQVDAEISRLNNALAAARLEIEQIHAEAGSAVGEQLAKIFEAQLLILEDAAFFQTVCDDIAKLKLNAEWVYNKHLQKTLASLRKSHDSYLKEMANDINATAAKVFGYLIGHHVNKLVNNKGKIALAEDFSPGEVVLMGKYEIPGFATSLGGATSHMALIAKSLSIPAVVGISKLMERVPDQSLVIIDGEAGQVIVNPEKATLEEYRGEQKKRKTVLARELRGIGKIAGATRDGHAVEVQANLEIPTETDEVLASNKVGVGLYRTEFFYLTRMRFPTEEEQTKIYSDIARTFFPNQVTLRVYDLGSDKVVGDYLEPDEANPALGWRGIRLDLDLPEIFKTQLRAMLRASTLKNIKIMLPMVAATMEIVKARRVLHAAMKELKAEGLAYDENIDLGIMIEVPSAALMADELARHVCFFSIGTNDLTQYTLAADRTNKKVAALYRELHPAVLRLIKMTVDAGQRHNIPVTLCGELAARSIAIPLLVGIGLPCFSVVPPRIAKVKKIVAMLEYSECAHLAERVLKLPTTEKVEAVLRNWFEEHVGKENLEE
- a CDS encoding bifunctional phosphoglucose/phosphomannose isomerase — translated: MDWTPKVVAKLDPTNMYQRVYEFPQQLQAGFNLPVNGDLSGFNPGQFRNIIVAGMGGSAIGGDFARSYLANELTIPMFINRNYGLPRFVGADSLVIASSYSGNTEESLAAFEEAMSRGCKIVVATTGGKLLTMAQANNCPYLVLPGGFEPRAALGYSFGPILKLMQVIGFVGSQEQIVADTVAALTASGKKLAMNVPTSRNEAKRLAQKLKDKIGIVYAGADYYDVAAVRFKGQICENGKHLAYANIAPEFNHNELVGFDYPKALVRKLHVIWLTGPADSKGVTNRVKVVDKILKGKRIATMTLKAKGPNRLAEIFSLVQFGDLMSYYLALVNKTDPSPVHVINKLKTALEKMK
- the dprA gene encoding DNA-protecting protein DprA, producing the protein MPAHDDARYWWLALNTVPLIGAVRLVALVRKFGSAQAVLEAPDAQLARVEDVGEKVIEAIRHQVDFQRAEIQLEKLEKSGAKMLTILEADYPEPLKRIYDPPPFLFVRGELRKDDAQAVGIVGSRICSTYGRQVTEMLATELSKAGLSIVSGLARGIDSVAHQAAIASGGRTVAVLGCGLDVIYPPENKGLYDEVAAHGAIVTEFEFGLRPDKYNFPSRNRIISGLARGVIVVEARRGSGALLTARHAVEQNREVFAVPGNITSATSHGTNELLKQGAAPVTQAADVLLALGLHPLQKRAAVARPTVKLAEREQAVYNQLSDQPQLVDSLSQDLQRPVQEVLSLLLSLEMAGLVRQLPGKLFLRAV
- a CDS encoding HPr family phosphocarrier protein, which codes for MVRKTVKITNKLGLHARPSAKVVQTATKFKSEITLEKEGLEVNGKSIMGVMMLAAEMGSDVTVTAQGEDAEDAVRALSEVLASKFD